In Lactuca sativa cultivar Salinas chromosome 5, Lsat_Salinas_v11, whole genome shotgun sequence, the DNA window ttcgATTTAGGTCCTGTAAGAAATCCCTTAACCTTGTCAGAAGAAGAGTGGAATACAACTTTTAGAACAAATGTAACAGGATCTTGGTTGGTGTCAAAGTATGTTGGTCTACAAATGGTTGCTAATAATCAAGGAGGATCCATAATCAACATCTCTTCTACTGCTGGTCTTACACGTGGTCATCTACCTGGTGCTCTTGCGTATGCTTCTTCCAAATCTGCCCTTAACACCATGACAAAGGTAACAAAAAAACCAACTCCTATCAAATGTCCCTATTAATAAGTACTTACTTGAATCTTGATACAGGTAATGGCAATGGAATTGGGAAGCCACAAAATAAGGGTAAACTCCATATCTCCAGGGATTTTCAAATCTGAGATTACAGAGCAACTTCTGCAAAAGAAATGGCTGAAAAATGTGGTTGCAAAAACAATACCATTGAGAGAATTGGGTGTTACTGACCCAGGTTTGACTTCCTTGGTCAAGTATTTAATTCATGGTTCCTCAGATTATGTCACAGGTAACGTATTCATTGTTGATTCGGGATATACGTTACCAGGTTTACCTATTTATTCATCACTTTAAACATATTATTTATAAGATATTACTTTTTATAATTTAGTTTACTCTAATCAAAATCTATTTCAAAAGaacatgtaattattttaaatgAACGCATATTTGTTATTGTATCCTACTTTCGTTTTCTATGTTATAGCGTTGCACCTTGAAAATCATTTGTAGTAAAACATGAACAtgttttaatttcatttttaCCCCAAAGTTGATGGGTGGTAGTTATACTTTCGGTCACACCGTTAATTTTTATAAATGCATTTGATGCCAAAGAAATCATAAAATTGGTggagaaataaaaaataagatttttttgtGTGACTAGTTTCATACATAACTCACATTAGTTGTGAGAATCATGTATTATGcggatttatttaaaaaaaatcaaatataaatGTCTAAACGTTTAGAAAGTttgattttataaggaaaataagaaaaatattgatTTTTTGAAGTCTGAATTTATAAGGAAAATAAGAAAGATATTGAATTTTAGAAATTGAAaggtttttttctcttttaaatttaaatgaaTAGTTTAAATAAATAAGCAAATGAAATAATTGGGATTTAGTTTAGAATTTTTAAAATTAGAAGGAAAGTTGCTTTAATGAAATTGGTAtctttttattgttatatttattacaattattacatttaaatagtatatgaaatttaataaaattgaaagaaaaaacataaaatgacatgtgaaaaaaGTTTAGTTTAAAATAGCCTTAAAATTACATGTGATAAAATGAACGAATGTGTAATATATGATAATTGTATTTATTAAAGTAGATATTAGTTGGGGCTTCTAACATTATATTTGACAAAATGAATAAAGGTATGACATgtgataattttttatttatttattaaggtaGATATTAGTTGGGGattatatatagggaaaagggaatatacattacaaccTCACTTAAGCTTAGGTACCAAACctcttgaaaatacattgttttactatataaagattacggttaatggattcacgattaatacttcaagatgtaaattcaagatcgacacaatagggttcagggtttaggtttatgtttagggtttagggtttcaagATCGaaaataaaatgacatgtgaaaaaaGTTTAGTTTAAAATAGCCTTAAAATTACATGTGATAAAATGAACGAAAGTGTAATATATGATAACTGTATTTATTAAAGTAGATATTAGTTAGGGCTTGTAACATTATATTTGACAAAATGAATAAAGGTATGACATgtgataattttttatttatttattaaagtaGATATTAGTTGGGGattatatatagggaaaagagAATATACATTACAACCTTActtaagcttaggtactaaacctcttgaaaatacattgttttactatataaagattacggttaatggattcacgattaatacttcaagatgtaaattcaagatcaacacaatagggtttagggtttagggtttagggtttcaagatgtaaattcaagatcgacacaatagggtttagggtttaaggttagggtttagggtttagctttagtgtttagggtttaggtttaggtttagggtttagtaatgttcacttggatgaagtaataaacgataattgAGGAAACAAAACGGAGATGATAAAAcgataatgaaagaaagaaatgttatggagaatgatatatttatcaagtgaaaccaaaccgggtatatttagcatgttaaaacgacatattttagagatttagtacctaagcttaggtagggttgtaatgtatattccctatcCTCGCGTATATCTTTGACATCATTCCTAATTATTTCAAAGTAAATTACATTGTTATTAATGAAAGTAAACCTTAAGTTATTATTTTGGGAACATGAGTAATCTTAACCatcataaatgatttttttttcttcaagatAACCATTGTTTTTAAGGTTTTGAAAAATATTCATTTTCTCCCTTTCTCCTGAATGCTTAATTACGAACTACTATTCATATTCTAGACTTTTTTTTCCTTCAAAAAATCTCTTTACTTATATCGTGTATATTTCATATCCCTtatgtttgtttaattttttttaggtttaagtaaaaaaatattttttttttatcgaaATTTTGGAATTGTTCGTCCGATTTCGGacttgttcttgaaattttgaagggattttttttttttttttttttttttccaaaattcgAAAATTCAGTCTGGAATCCTAAAAGTTGGTCTAATTCTgaaatgtatatattttttttgtcagAAAAgtgttttttctttatttttgttaaaaacaacttttttgttattttttttcaaatgcaCATCAAAAAGCTCATTGTATCTTCAACAACAGAAAAACTTttcaatatgtttttttttttgaatatttatatatgttgttTTAATTATAATTGGTAAAAAATAATGGAACTCATGcaatcattgaaaaagttcatGGCTAGATCTTGTTAATTAACAAACTCTTTGAAAAAACTTGAGTTTGAAAAAGTTCATCCAATAACCTTTTCAAATTTCAAGAGTTTTTGGGTTGAAAAAACTTGTAAGAAGCTCATATTGTTGACACTCTAATGTCGACGTAGCAAGTCATTGGAGTTGTATATAACTTATCGGTATTGACAGTATCTATCAAAATTTTGTTGTTTGTTTGAGTCGCGTAAAATTATTCAAAAATGTTGTCGTATGTTTTCTTATGCAACATTCCACAAATGGTGCATTTGGATAAAAATTGGACCGACCGGTACAATCAATATTTCCTCGAGCATCAACATTTTATGATTGTTTAGAATAGGAGAATTGAAGATTGcttataatgaaaaaaaaatccaaaagagAAATTGAGAGATTTCAAGAGAGAAAGGATCACCAGCAATAACTTACTCAACGTGTATGACAAGATGTTCCATGAAATCTAAGAATCTAGGATGAAATATTCTCTCAAATTGATAGAAGACTTGAACAATAGTTTGCTTTATGTAACATAAGTCATCCAGATAATGTAATACCCGAAAGAACGTCCATGAATATGTTAttggttcatatatatatatatatatatatatatatatatatatatatatatatatatatatatatatatatatatatcttttctgAAACAAACATTCTTATAACAAGTGGAAGTAGTGGTTGCATAAACATGTAACAATCGCGACTTTTAAAATTATTATCGTAGATGTTTACACAATTCCCTATGTTTGATGCATACTCATCTAGAAACTTATGATTTTTTAACCATACACGAACTttcttaggtgctgtttgttttttctgaggcaaaatgtctgcagtctgcggaccacgtctgtagacctctgcagtagaacatgtggaccaaacgtctgcagtctaaaaaaaaaagactgtttgtttttttaacatctgcggactactaaaataaactgaaatctaaataaactgatttttttaaacttcaaaatgattttttaatatttttatgtattttttataaataattaacaaatctaGATCAATTTTTATGtactattatataaaaaataaaaataaaaacgctataaattaacgtatatatttgataaaaaccaacaacttaGATTGtaaagttataactaaacattataattagtgatcaaagaatttgatatataaatggatggaaataaacttcgattttttcaattaaatccattaaaaatgtaccataaatatttttcttgaaaaattgACGATACTActtacaaaatttggcaaaaaatataagaatatattatgattttttttcatatttatataaacaatttcaacgactattattgtaataaatcttatttataaatttgtcaaaaatatcatatttgtattgtcgatcgttttttttttaagttttgtaatttttttttcaaattgtgtatcattaataaagttggaaaaaaaatataaattaaaaaaaacttgaaaaaaattaagatatatatgtttttttaggctagaagatgttagaagactatGGTCCACATCTGTGCCAAGAAGATGGCGCGCATACATTTTTAGGTCtacagtcttcaaaaaaacataCAGTCTACGAAGACtaatgtctgcgcgtggtctgcgcggcgcagacagaagaggccaCGCAGATCTACAGataaaaaacaaacactaccttaATGTCATCCCTTTCAAAGTGCAATTTTCATTTTGTTTGGACATATTCATATTGTTTCCACATTAGGGTCTAAAAAGGCCAGATAAAATAAACTCAATGGCTTTCCTTGCGTTCATATTATTTTTCGTAATGCAATTTGTAATCATTTGTCTCTTATGATTGGCCGATAACCCATaaccatatttttttttcatagtgTAATTCGTCAGTAACTTTTCGCTTATGATCGGTCAAAGACACATAAACAAATACCATCTTTCAATTTTTAAGGTTTAAATGTCATTTTTTCACTCAATATTTTGTGCAACATAATTATACATGGAATATCTTTATTTCATCAACTTATATGGTTATACACATGTGTATGAGTGTGCACGCCATCGTAACTCTACAATTTGAGACATGATTATATCat includes these proteins:
- the LOC111891748 gene encoding uncharacterized protein LOC111891748, producing the protein MGVSTQQAASCELEPWRDLRGTIVMVTGASSGIGWEFCIDLAKAGCRIIAAARRTDRLKALCDSINNLKIAGTHRSQGRDNDVQAVAVELDVSADGPTIKASVLKAWDAFGRIDALINNAGIRGPVRNPLTLSEEEWNTTFRTNVTGSWLVSKYVGLQMVANNQGGSIINISSTAGLTRGHLPGALAYASSKSALNTMTKVMAMELGSHKIRVNSISPGIFKSEITEQLLQKKWLKNVVAKTIPLRELGVTDPGLTSLVKYLIHGSSDYVTGNVFIVDSGYTLPGLPIYSSL